One Cellulomonas sp. Y8 DNA segment encodes these proteins:
- a CDS encoding STAS domain-containing protein: MDVTIDLGRPTQPSVIAVRGDLDVHSASALREALHCLLGATGEELTVDATAVRVVDEAGRSTLEAVQRHCREFGGQVRLPA; this comes from the coding sequence GTGGACGTCACGATCGACCTGGGGCGGCCGACGCAGCCGTCGGTGATCGCCGTGCGCGGCGACCTCGACGTGCACAGCGCGTCGGCCCTGCGCGAAGCGCTGCACTGCCTGCTGGGCGCGACCGGCGAGGAGCTCACGGTCGACGCGACCGCGGTGCGAGTCGTCGACGAGGCCGGGCGCAGCACGCTCGAGGCGGTGCAGCGGCACTGCCGGGAGTTCGGCGGCCAGGTCCGGCTGCCGGCCTGA
- a CDS encoding alpha-mannosidase, with amino-acid sequence MQGRRYFARELGVEEQPEVWLPDSFGYTGAFPQLARLAGARWFLSQKMSWNTTNRFPHHTFWWEGIDGSRVFTHFPPADTYGAKLSGEQLAYGVANFADAGPANRSLLPFGYGDGGGGPTREMMETARRVADLEGSPRVVVETPAEFFAAAEAEYPQAPVWSGEMYLEFHRGTYTSQLAMKQGNRRTEHLLREAELWAATAAVRAGADYPYEHLDRLWQDTLLLQFHDILPGSSIAWVHREARDTYRRLAGELEALVGEALAAAAGPGDVEVLANAAPHDRAGVPALAAAVAAVPPGAVAVSREGDAVVLDNGVLRVRVDADGTIGSVRDLVADREVLAPGTSANVLQLHPDQPVRFDAWDVDEFYRHRVREVRSVTALDVDDADPARAEVRVTRHDGDSAYVQTIALAAGERRVDLALDVDWHERETLLKAAFPLAVHAERSTAETQFGHVDRATHTNTSWDAARFEICAHRWLHVAEPGYGVAVVNDSTYGHDVGRPGPGDARGAGATTVRLSLVRAPRYPDPETDQGRHTMRYALVPGAGIDEAVREGYRINLPDRRVRGAGPVEPLVAVEGAVVEAVKLADDRSGDVVVRLYEARGGRSRAVVRPGFACAGASVRDLLEREDPEVAALAPLADAGDGALTLDLGPFQVVTLRLTRA; translated from the coding sequence GTGCAGGGCCGGCGGTACTTCGCGCGGGAGCTCGGCGTCGAGGAGCAGCCCGAGGTCTGGCTGCCCGACTCCTTCGGCTACACCGGCGCGTTCCCGCAGCTCGCCCGGCTCGCCGGCGCGCGGTGGTTCCTGTCGCAGAAGATGTCCTGGAACACCACCAACCGGTTCCCGCACCACACGTTCTGGTGGGAGGGCATCGACGGCTCGCGGGTGTTCACGCACTTCCCGCCCGCCGACACCTACGGCGCGAAGCTCTCGGGCGAGCAGCTCGCCTACGGGGTGGCGAACTTCGCCGACGCCGGGCCGGCCAACCGCAGCCTGCTCCCGTTCGGCTACGGCGACGGCGGCGGTGGACCCACCCGCGAGATGATGGAGACCGCGCGCCGGGTGGCCGACCTGGAGGGCTCGCCGCGGGTCGTCGTCGAGACGCCGGCCGAGTTCTTCGCCGCGGCCGAGGCCGAGTACCCGCAGGCGCCGGTGTGGTCCGGCGAGATGTACCTGGAGTTCCACCGCGGCACGTACACCAGCCAGCTCGCCATGAAGCAGGGCAACCGGCGCACCGAGCACCTGCTGCGCGAGGCCGAGCTGTGGGCCGCGACCGCCGCCGTCCGCGCCGGGGCCGACTACCCGTACGAGCACCTGGACCGGCTCTGGCAGGACACCCTGCTGCTGCAGTTCCACGACATCCTGCCCGGCAGCAGCATCGCCTGGGTGCACCGCGAGGCCCGGGACACCTACCGCCGGCTGGCGGGCGAGCTCGAGGCGCTGGTCGGCGAGGCGCTGGCCGCGGCCGCCGGGCCGGGCGACGTCGAGGTGCTCGCGAACGCCGCCCCGCACGACCGGGCCGGGGTGCCGGCGCTGGCGGCGGCGGTCGCGGCGGTCCCGCCCGGGGCCGTGGCCGTGTCCCGCGAGGGCGACGCCGTCGTGCTCGACAACGGCGTGCTGCGGGTGCGGGTCGACGCGGACGGCACCATCGGGTCGGTGCGGGACCTCGTCGCCGACCGCGAGGTGCTGGCACCCGGGACCTCCGCGAACGTGCTGCAGCTGCACCCCGACCAGCCCGTGCGGTTCGACGCGTGGGACGTCGACGAGTTCTACCGCCACCGCGTGCGCGAGGTCCGGTCGGTGACCGCGCTGGACGTCGACGACGCGGACCCCGCGCGCGCCGAGGTCCGGGTCACCCGGCACGACGGCGACTCCGCGTACGTGCAGACGATCGCGCTGGCGGCGGGCGAGCGGCGGGTCGACCTGGCCCTCGACGTCGACTGGCACGAGCGCGAGACCCTGCTCAAGGCGGCGTTCCCGCTGGCGGTGCACGCCGAGCGGTCGACGGCGGAGACGCAGTTCGGCCACGTGGACCGGGCGACCCACACCAACACCTCCTGGGACGCCGCCCGGTTCGAGATCTGCGCCCACCGGTGGCTGCACGTCGCCGAGCCCGGCTACGGCGTCGCGGTCGTCAACGACTCGACCTACGGGCACGACGTCGGCCGCCCCGGACCCGGGGACGCGCGCGGCGCCGGGGCCACGACGGTCCGGCTGTCGCTCGTCCGGGCGCCGCGGTACCCCGACCCGGAGACCGACCAGGGCCGGCACACGATGCGGTACGCGCTCGTGCCCGGCGCGGGGATCGACGAGGCCGTGCGCGAGGGGTACCGGATCAACCTGCCGGACCGCAGGGTGCGGGGCGCGGGCCCGGTCGAGCCGCTGGTCGCCGTCGAGGGCGCGGTCGTCGAGGCCGTGAAGCTCGCCGACGACCGGTCGGGGGACGTCGTCGTGCGGCTCTACGAGGCCCGCGGCGGGCGGTCCCGGGCGGTGGTGCGACCGGGGTTCGCCTGCGCGGGGGCGTCGGTGCGCGACCTGCTCGAGCGCGAGGACCCGGAGGTGGCGGCCCTGGCGCCGCTCGCCGACGCGGGCGACGGCGCGCTGACGCTGGACCTGGGGCCGTTCCAGGTGGTGACCCTCCGCCTGACCCGCGCCTGA
- a CDS encoding beta-N-acetylglucosaminidase domain-containing protein, whose amino-acid sequence MPRRRRPHAPARPASGPGDPRRGGRLSAGVVEGFYGPPWRHDERLALLDAAPGLGLDTYLYAPKDDPWHRERWREPYPDAELARLGELAARAAAAGVAFVWSVAPGLSMRFSDDAEHAALAAKAEQVRAVGVRDVWLLFDDVPYDLPHPEDVAAFGPGQAGSGRAHGEAAARFRETFLLPRGLTGPMTVCPTDYAGCGRSPYRDALAAALPADARVLWTGRDVVVGEVTREDVLAAAEAFGRRIVLWDNVPVNDFDRTRLFLGPLTGRPDDVDGLPLDGAVANAMIEALPSRLPLATVGAWARDPAAYDPARAAADALALVAGPRAGVVGPLARACAAWPPGAPRDPGLALATRAALAGDAGALAEVEGRMRALAGCAADATGAGADAAADALVAALRPWLEAAAHAGAAGLAACALLRGAGDAGAARAALDVVEADFPDVLRSDVARFVRAALARRGPGGEGEDRAPGAEPSLGGDGARSAHAGAGSGRRAVLVTGAEPSAGDEATARWLRSRGLAVRTASTWPPADGADVDLVALTPDAPAAAAAALAGAAVPVLAWGRLVTLGVATASGVQLDRDRLVRDDGRAGPREVVVHRGAGRLTWCEPVPGARVLARAPEPEPRPVLVEVPAGTPLTTGALAPAARTVAFLTSDGAARWLLTDDGRALLDEALARLLAPAPPLAAVSVP is encoded by the coding sequence ATGCCGCGTCGACGCCGACCGCACGCGCCCGCACGTCCCGCGTCGGGCCCGGGGGATCCACGCCGGGGCGGGCGGCTGTCCGCGGGGGTGGTCGAGGGGTTCTACGGCCCGCCGTGGCGGCACGACGAGCGGCTGGCGCTGCTCGACGCCGCGCCCGGGCTCGGGCTGGACACGTACCTCTACGCCCCGAAGGACGACCCCTGGCACCGGGAGCGGTGGCGCGAGCCGTACCCCGACGCGGAGCTCGCCCGGCTCGGGGAGCTCGCCGCGCGCGCCGCGGCCGCGGGGGTGGCGTTCGTGTGGTCCGTCGCGCCGGGGCTGTCGATGCGGTTCTCCGACGACGCCGAGCACGCGGCGCTCGCGGCCAAGGCCGAGCAGGTGCGCGCCGTCGGGGTCCGGGACGTGTGGTTGCTGTTCGACGACGTGCCGTACGACCTGCCGCACCCCGAGGACGTCGCGGCGTTCGGCCCGGGCCAGGCGGGCAGCGGCCGGGCGCACGGGGAGGCGGCCGCGCGGTTCCGGGAGACGTTCCTGCTGCCGCGCGGCCTCACGGGGCCGATGACGGTGTGCCCCACGGACTACGCCGGCTGCGGGCGGTCGCCGTACCGCGACGCCCTGGCGGCGGCGCTGCCGGCGGACGCACGCGTGCTGTGGACCGGGCGGGACGTCGTCGTCGGCGAGGTCACCCGGGAGGACGTGCTGGCCGCGGCCGAGGCCTTCGGGCGGCGGATCGTGCTGTGGGACAACGTCCCGGTCAACGACTTCGACCGGACGCGGCTGTTCCTCGGCCCGCTCACCGGGCGGCCGGACGACGTCGACGGGCTGCCGCTGGACGGGGCCGTCGCGAACGCCATGATCGAGGCGCTGCCGTCCCGGCTGCCGCTCGCGACCGTCGGGGCCTGGGCGCGGGACCCCGCGGCGTACGACCCGGCCCGGGCGGCGGCGGACGCCCTGGCGCTGGTCGCCGGGCCGCGCGCGGGGGTCGTCGGGCCGCTGGCGCGGGCGTGCGCGGCGTGGCCGCCGGGGGCGCCGCGGGACCCGGGGCTCGCACTGGCGACGAGGGCGGCGCTCGCGGGCGACGCGGGGGCGCTGGCGGAGGTCGAGGGGCGGATGCGGGCGCTGGCCGGCTGCGCGGCGGACGCGACCGGTGCCGGTGCGGACGCGGCGGCGGACGCGCTGGTGGCGGCGCTGCGGCCGTGGCTCGAGGCCGCCGCGCACGCCGGGGCCGCGGGGCTGGCGGCGTGCGCGCTGCTGCGCGGGGCGGGCGACGCCGGCGCGGCGCGGGCGGCGCTCGACGTCGTGGAGGCCGACTTCCCGGACGTGCTGCGGTCGGACGTCGCGCGGTTCGTCCGGGCGGCGCTGGCCCGTCGGGGGCCTGGCGGCGAGGGCGAGGACCGTGCGCCAGGTGCGGAGCCCTCGCTCGGCGGGGACGGTGCGCGCTCGGCGCACGCGGGAGCCGGGTCGGGGCGCCGGGCGGTGCTGGTCACGGGCGCGGAGCCCTCCGCGGGCGACGAGGCGACGGCCCGCTGGTTGCGGTCGCGCGGGCTCGCCGTGCGGACCGCGTCGACCTGGCCGCCTGCCGACGGCGCCGACGTCGACCTGGTCGCGCTCACCCCGGACGCCCCGGCGGCCGCTGCTGCGGCGCTGGCCGGGGCCGCCGTGCCGGTGCTCGCCTGGGGGCGGCTGGTGACGCTGGGCGTGGCGACGGCCTCGGGTGTGCAGCTCGACCGCGACCGCCTGGTGCGCGACGACGGCCGCGCCGGCCCCCGCGAGGTGGTCGTGCACCGCGGCGCCGGGCGGCTGACCTGGTGCGAGCCGGTGCCGGGGGCCCGCGTGCTGGCGCGCGCGCCGGAGCCGGAGCCGCGCCCGGTGCTCGTCGAGGTGCCGGCGGGCACGCCGCTCACGACGGGCGCGCTCGCGCCGGCCGCGCGGACGGTCGCGTTCCTCACGAGCGACGGCGCCGCGCGCTGGCTCCTCACCGACGACGGCCGGGCCCTGCTGGACGAGGCGCTGGCACGCCTCCTCGCCCCCGCCCCACCCCTCGCCGCCGTTTCCGTGCCCTGA
- a CDS encoding alpha-mannosidase — MSRPRQTTGAPLSNAPAGTQPRDLPPHPRPHATPDRTIHMIGNSHIDPVWLWPWQEGYQEARATFWSAIHRMDEYPDFVFTCDQMVLLSWVEEQDPELFARITERVAEGRWVNVGGWWVEPDCNMPMGESFARQGLYGQRYLISRFGKPATVGMNADPFGHSASLPTVLRGHGLDSYLFLRPGPHESALDDTLFHWQAPDGSRVLAYRIPFEYCSPAGSVDGQVDKALGALDRSLGDVMVLYGVGNHGGGPTIANIESIHRYDRMGSFGRLRMSSPREYLDGVRDRGPAFLDGLPTWTDDLQHHAPGCYSAHSGIKAWQRRAQYALLSAERWAAVTAVHDGTPYPREDLERAWKQVLFNQFHDVLPGSAIEHAYDDARDQLGEAVAIAKRIIVRAHNTIARQVDIPLDTATQPVLVFNPHPWPVSTDVELHYGSHPGAVHVVDGDGAVVVSQPTQSRAATNQTGRGALVFRAEVPALGYRLYRVRTEAEPVRPEWSAAAPGGLSATETVLENDLVRIELDPATGWIRSYLDKRTGLDVLRGVDGRRHTQVCDDPTDTWGHRVVSYAWAGDSMALARVVVRESGPLRARVRVERTWGSSTLTEELLLDHDSAVLRVDVTLDWRERAHLLKLRFPTALTDPRATYQIPYAELERPVDGAEEPGQGWVDLTGTLDGRPAGLTLVTTNKHGYDVSPGDEPSIGVTAVRSPVYAWHDPRLLDGDDVYAYQDQGIQRFSYELVPHAGDRHAADPSRRAALLGSPVRAMLESFHAGALPHTGSFASDRGGEVSITALKGSEDPVDGPGGADLVVRAVETRGERGTARLELPVVGRTLEAEFGPFQLRTFRVPADPDAPVVEVDLVERPLADAGGDVRAAAVGSAEPGGRAADEQERGVAAETPGATPTDDHAATDALTTTEASTPDATGRPRPTEAPSADDAG, encoded by the coding sequence ATGAGCCGGCCACGCCAGACCACGGGCGCGCCCCTGTCCAACGCACCGGCGGGCACCCAGCCCCGGGACCTGCCGCCCCACCCCCGCCCGCACGCGACGCCGGACCGGACCATCCACATGATCGGGAACTCGCACATCGACCCCGTCTGGCTCTGGCCGTGGCAGGAGGGCTACCAGGAGGCGCGCGCGACGTTCTGGTCGGCGATCCACCGGATGGACGAGTACCCCGACTTCGTGTTCACCTGCGACCAGATGGTCCTGCTCTCCTGGGTCGAGGAGCAGGACCCGGAGCTGTTCGCCCGGATCACCGAGCGGGTCGCCGAGGGCCGGTGGGTCAACGTCGGCGGCTGGTGGGTCGAGCCGGACTGCAACATGCCGATGGGCGAGTCGTTCGCGCGGCAGGGCCTGTACGGCCAGCGCTACCTGATCTCCCGGTTCGGGAAGCCGGCGACGGTCGGCATGAACGCCGACCCGTTCGGCCACAGCGCCAGCCTGCCGACGGTGCTCCGCGGGCACGGCCTCGACTCGTACCTGTTCCTGCGCCCCGGCCCGCACGAGAGCGCCCTCGACGACACCCTGTTCCACTGGCAGGCACCCGACGGCAGCCGGGTGCTCGCCTACCGGATCCCGTTCGAGTACTGCTCCCCCGCGGGCTCGGTCGACGGCCAGGTCGACAAGGCGCTCGGCGCGCTCGACCGGTCGCTCGGCGACGTCATGGTCCTCTACGGCGTCGGCAACCACGGCGGCGGCCCGACGATCGCCAACATCGAGTCGATCCACCGCTACGACCGGATGGGCTCGTTCGGGCGGCTGCGGATGTCCTCCCCGCGCGAGTACCTGGACGGCGTCCGCGACCGCGGGCCGGCGTTCCTCGACGGCCTGCCGACCTGGACCGACGACCTGCAGCACCACGCCCCCGGCTGCTACTCGGCGCACTCCGGGATCAAGGCCTGGCAGCGCCGCGCCCAGTACGCCCTGCTGTCCGCCGAGCGCTGGGCCGCGGTCACCGCCGTCCACGACGGCACCCCGTACCCGCGCGAGGACCTCGAGCGCGCCTGGAAGCAGGTGCTGTTCAACCAGTTCCACGACGTGCTGCCGGGCTCCGCGATCGAGCACGCGTACGACGACGCCCGCGACCAGCTCGGCGAGGCCGTCGCGATCGCCAAGCGGATCATCGTGCGGGCGCACAACACGATCGCCCGGCAGGTCGACATCCCGCTCGACACCGCGACTCAGCCGGTGCTCGTGTTCAACCCGCACCCGTGGCCGGTCTCGACGGACGTCGAGCTGCACTACGGCTCCCACCCGGGCGCCGTGCACGTGGTCGACGGGGACGGCGCGGTCGTGGTGTCCCAGCCGACGCAGTCCCGCGCGGCCACCAACCAGACCGGCCGCGGTGCGCTGGTGTTCCGCGCCGAGGTCCCGGCGCTCGGCTACCGGCTGTACCGGGTCCGGACCGAGGCCGAGCCGGTCCGCCCGGAGTGGAGCGCCGCCGCCCCGGGCGGCCTGTCGGCGACCGAGACGGTGCTGGAGAACGACCTTGTCCGCATCGAGCTCGACCCGGCGACCGGCTGGATCCGCTCGTACCTGGACAAGCGCACCGGGCTCGACGTCCTGCGGGGCGTGGACGGCCGCCGGCACACCCAGGTGTGCGACGACCCGACCGACACCTGGGGCCACCGCGTCGTGTCCTACGCCTGGGCGGGCGACAGCATGGCGCTCGCGCGGGTCGTCGTCCGGGAGTCCGGCCCGCTGCGCGCCCGGGTGCGGGTGGAGCGGACGTGGGGGTCCTCGACGCTCACCGAGGAGCTGCTGCTCGACCACGACTCCGCGGTGCTGCGGGTCGACGTGACGCTGGACTGGCGCGAGCGGGCGCACCTGCTCAAGCTCCGGTTCCCGACCGCGCTCACCGACCCCCGCGCGACCTACCAGATCCCGTACGCCGAGCTCGAGCGGCCGGTCGACGGCGCCGAGGAGCCCGGCCAGGGCTGGGTCGACCTCACCGGCACCCTCGACGGGCGGCCGGCGGGCCTGACGCTCGTCACGACGAACAAGCACGGCTACGACGTGTCGCCCGGCGACGAGCCGAGCATCGGCGTCACCGCCGTGCGCAGCCCGGTGTACGCGTGGCACGACCCGCGCCTGCTCGACGGCGACGACGTCTACGCGTACCAGGACCAGGGGATCCAGCGGTTCTCCTACGAGCTGGTCCCGCACGCCGGCGACCGGCACGCCGCCGACCCCAGCCGGCGGGCCGCGCTGCTCGGGTCGCCGGTGCGCGCGATGCTCGAGTCGTTCCACGCGGGCGCGCTGCCGCACACGGGGTCGTTCGCGTCCGACCGCGGCGGCGAGGTGTCGATCACCGCGCTCAAGGGCTCGGAGGACCCGGTCGACGGGCCCGGCGGCGCGGACCTCGTCGTCCGGGCGGTCGAGACCCGCGGCGAGCGCGGGACCGCCCGGCTCGAGCTGCCCGTCGTCGGGCGGACGCTCGAGGCGGAGTTCGGGCCGTTCCAGCTGCGGACGTTCCGGGTGCCGGCCGACCCCGACGCGCCGGTGGTGGAGGTCGACCTGGTGGAGCGCCCGCTCGCCGACGCGGGAGGTGACGTGCGGGCCGCGGCGGTGGGGTCGGCAGAGCCCGGGGGCCGGGCGGCCGACGAGCAGGAGCGGGGTGTGGCGGCGGAGACGCCCGGGGCGACGCCGACCGACGACCACGCGGCCACCGACGCGCTGACCACCACGGAGGCGTCGACGCCGGACGCCACGGGCCGCCCGCGCCCGACCGAGGCACCGTCGGCGGACGACGCGGGCTGA